A stretch of Gymnodinialimonas phycosphaerae DNA encodes these proteins:
- a CDS encoding Mrp/NBP35 family ATP-binding protein produces the protein MAQTRETILDALSKIGLPDGGDLVSRDMIRALMVQDGKVSFIIEAPSPAIAKQMAGLRDGVQEFIGKMEGVTSVSVALTAHSEKPSAPKSPPPNLSVGGHMKPQEGPMRPKGVARIIGIGSGKGGVGKSTVSTNLAVALARQGRRVGLLDADIYGPSVPRMMGVNKRPASPDGKTIIPLHGHGVTLMSIGFMLPAEKAVVWRGPMLMGALQQMLTQVEWGELDVLLVDLPPGTGDVAMTLCQKSEVSGAIVVSTPQDVALLDARKALNMFETLKTPVLGLIENMATYHCPKCGHEAHIFGEGGVRAEAEKLGLPFLGALPIDLDTRIGGDAGTPVALGDSPMAEAYADLAKRFIDGGMA, from the coding sequence ATGGCCCAGACCCGTGAAACGATCTTAGACGCCCTCTCCAAGATCGGCCTGCCCGATGGTGGCGACCTCGTCAGCCGCGACATGATCCGCGCGTTGATGGTGCAAGACGGCAAGGTCAGCTTCATCATCGAGGCGCCATCGCCCGCAATCGCAAAGCAGATGGCGGGCCTGCGCGACGGGGTGCAGGAGTTCATCGGCAAGATGGAAGGCGTTACCTCCGTGTCCGTGGCGCTGACGGCCCATAGCGAAAAGCCTTCCGCCCCCAAGAGCCCGCCGCCCAACCTGTCGGTGGGTGGCCACATGAAACCGCAGGAAGGCCCCATGCGCCCCAAGGGCGTGGCCCGGATCATCGGGATCGGCTCGGGCAAGGGCGGCGTTGGCAAGTCGACGGTATCGACGAACCTGGCCGTTGCGCTGGCGCGGCAGGGCAGGCGGGTCGGCCTGCTGGATGCCGACATTTATGGGCCATCTGTGCCGCGGATGATGGGGGTCAACAAGCGGCCCGCGTCGCCTGACGGAAAGACGATCATCCCGTTGCACGGCCATGGCGTCACGTTGATGTCCATCGGCTTCATGTTGCCGGCCGAGAAAGCCGTGGTCTGGCGCGGGCCGATGCTGATGGGTGCGTTGCAGCAGATGTTGACCCAGGTGGAGTGGGGCGAGTTGGATGTGTTGCTGGTCGACCTGCCGCCGGGCACCGGTGACGTGGCGATGACGCTTTGCCAGAAGTCCGAAGTGTCGGGGGCAATTGTGGTTTCCACGCCGCAGGACGTGGCCCTGCTGGACGCGCGCAAGGCGCTGAACATGTTCGAGACGCTGAAGACTCCGGTTCTGGGCCTGATCGAGAATATGGCGACGTACCATTGCCCCAAATGCGGCCACGAGGCGCATATCTTTGGCGAGGGCGGCGTGCGCGCCGAGGCCGAGAAACTGGGCCTGCCTTTCCTGGGGGCGCTGCCGATTGACCTCGACACACGGATCGGCGGCGATGCCGGCACCCCGGTCGCCTTGGGAGATAGTCCCATGGCCGAAGCCTACGCAGATCTTGCAAAACGCTTCATCGACGGCGGGATGGCCTGA
- a CDS encoding MFS transporter: MLIAGGAFADRQFKLFFGGVFFAVQALWIQRVTLAWLAWERTGQASTVGIVAALSLLPTLVLGPFFGVLTDRVNIRSAAFVTNGLMAFIIAVLALLASDVSAVGLSLAALSIGMISAAHHPIRMSLGPRLVPADMVQHVVAVTALNFNIGRLVAPVFAGWVIATAGGTTALWLAALCYLPMLLVLPALHPRGLPPRPSAPFLSDLVEGVRYAAATPLIRQALLITLVFASSARGALEVLPVVADGGFGRGAAGLGYLTAAAGAGALISAVLKAAGVAAVGARIPRAVWVASFAGQGAVIAMGLAPSWPIVLLAAGLTGLTSTWCGVSLQSAIQSGLPDSYRGRVMSFWVVVGFGTVSLGAMSIGAAADIIGIGRALAVAGALGVMGLAVVGVRAR; this comes from the coding sequence ATGTTGATCGCTGGAGGCGCCTTTGCGGATCGGCAGTTCAAGCTGTTTTTCGGCGGCGTCTTCTTCGCTGTGCAAGCGCTTTGGATCCAGCGCGTCACCTTGGCTTGGTTGGCGTGGGAACGGACGGGGCAGGCCTCGACCGTGGGGATCGTCGCTGCGCTGAGCCTTCTGCCGACGCTTGTCTTGGGGCCGTTCTTTGGCGTGCTGACGGACCGGGTGAACATCCGCAGCGCGGCGTTCGTAACGAACGGGTTGATGGCGTTCATCATCGCGGTGCTGGCCTTGCTGGCCAGTGACGTCAGCGCGGTGGGCCTTTCGTTGGCGGCGTTGAGCATCGGCATGATCTCGGCCGCGCACCATCCGATCCGGATGTCGCTGGGGCCGAGGTTGGTGCCCGCGGACATGGTGCAGCATGTGGTGGCGGTCACGGCGCTCAACTTCAACATCGGCCGTCTGGTGGCCCCGGTCTTCGCGGGTTGGGTGATTGCCACGGCGGGGGGCACCACCGCCCTTTGGCTGGCAGCGCTGTGCTACTTGCCGATGTTGCTGGTGCTGCCGGCGCTGCACCCGCGTGGGCTGCCACCCCGGCCTTCGGCACCCTTCCTCAGCGACCTGGTAGAAGGGGTTCGCTATGCCGCCGCAACACCGCTGATCCGCCAGGCCCTACTGATCACGCTGGTCTTCGCCTCTTCCGCCCGAGGGGCTTTGGAAGTCTTGCCAGTTGTCGCCGACGGCGGCTTCGGACGCGGCGCGGCGGGACTGGGGTATCTGACGGCGGCGGCGGGCGCGGGGGCGCTGATCTCGGCGGTATTGAAGGCGGCGGGCGTGGCCGCGGTGGGCGCGCGCATCCCGCGTGCGGTCTGGGTCGCAAGCTTTGCGGGGCAGGGGGCGGTGATCGCGATGGGACTCGCCCCGTCTTGGCCGATCGTCCTGCTGGCGGCGGGGTTAACGGGGTTAACCTCCACGTGGTGTGGGGTCAGTTTGCAATCGGCGATCCAATCGGGACTGCCCGACAGCTACCGGGGCCGGGTGATGAGCTTCTGGGTTGTCGTGGGCTTCGGCACCGTGTCTCTGGGTGCCATGAGCATCGGGGCCGCAGCCGACATCATCGGCATCGGCCGGGCGTTGGCGGTCGCGGGCGCCCTTGGGGTCATGGGCCTTGCAGTTGTGGGGGTGCGCGCCCGGTGA
- the ftsL gene encoding cell division protein FtsL, protein MRFTTLIAAILVVVLGYWAYHQTIQTQMADREVNRLHQQIAHEHERLGVLRAEWAYLNRPDRLRELADFNFERLGLLPLTPDQFGDVAQIPFPSPIDDAEAFIFENSSTPAWDGEVEPL, encoded by the coding sequence ATGCGCTTCACAACGTTGATTGCCGCCATTCTGGTCGTTGTTCTGGGCTACTGGGCCTATCATCAGACGATACAGACTCAGATGGCCGACCGCGAGGTCAACCGCCTGCATCAGCAGATCGCCCATGAGCACGAGCGCCTTGGCGTGTTGCGTGCGGAGTGGGCCTATCTGAACCGCCCGGACCGCCTGCGTGAGCTGGCGGATTTCAACTTTGAGCGTCTTGGCCTGTTGCCGCTGACCCCTGACCAATTCGGCGACGTGGCGCAGATCCCGTTCCCGTCGCCCATCGATGACGCGGAAGCGTTCATCTTCGAAAACTCCTCCACGCCCGCGTGGGACGGAGAGGTGGAGCCCCTATGA
- a CDS encoding DUF1127 domain-containing protein, which translates to MAYITGNRTHTAPIGQRLADLRTTALQAYSNWRIYRTTLSELQDLSLREMTDLGINPSMIKRIALEAAYGKNA; encoded by the coding sequence ATGGCCTATATCACAGGCAACCGCACCCACACCGCTCCCATCGGCCAACGCTTGGCCGATCTGCGCACAACCGCACTGCAAGCCTACAGCAACTGGCGCATATACCGCACCACGCTGTCCGAGCTGCAGGACCTCTCGCTGCGCGAGATGACCGACCTGGGGATCAACCCCTCCATGATCAAGCGCATCGCGCTGGAAGCGGCTTACGGCAAAAACGCCTAA
- a CDS encoding UDP-N-acetylmuramoyl-L-alanyl-D-glutamate--2,6-diaminopimelate ligase has product MVERRLSDLGLTPMTGGDVGVSGLALDSRKVVAGTLFAALPGSQVHGGEFIQYALRMGAGAILTDRKGAEIAATELAASDASLVVVEDAAEALAHAAALFFGAQPETMVAVTGTNGKTSVASFTRQIWEAMGRSAVNIGTTGVEGAFAAPGLHTTPEPVTLHGVLAEMAASGVTHAAMEASSHGLDQKRMDGVRLAAAAFTNLTQDHLDYHGTMEAYFEAKLRLFTGLLPEDGVAVVNMDDAHGPRVAEACAARGIEVLGVAQYANAALKITGRRIDETGQDVLFRWQGEGRQVRLDLIGAFQAMNVLTAAGLVIAGGENPEDVFAVLPKMTGVRGRMELAARRSHGAPIYVDYSHTPDSLEVALKALRPHVLGRLVVVFGAGGDRDTGKRPLMGAAAAAYADVAFVTDDNPRSEDPASIRAAVLAGCPEATEVADRAEAILRGVDMLEPGDALLIAGKGHETGQQVGDVIYPFDDVEQASVAVAALEGAI; this is encoded by the coding sequence ATGGTTGAGAGACGACTTTCCGATCTGGGGCTGACGCCCATGACCGGGGGCGATGTGGGGGTGTCCGGCCTTGCGCTGGATAGCCGGAAGGTGGTGGCAGGGACGTTGTTCGCTGCATTGCCCGGGTCGCAGGTCCATGGCGGAGAGTTCATCCAATATGCCCTGCGCATGGGCGCAGGGGCGATCCTGACAGACCGCAAGGGCGCCGAGATTGCTGCGACGGAACTGGCCGCCTCGGACGCTTCTTTGGTTGTTGTAGAAGATGCGGCGGAAGCCTTGGCCCATGCGGCCGCACTTTTCTTCGGCGCACAGCCCGAAACGATGGTGGCCGTGACGGGGACCAACGGAAAGACCTCGGTCGCCAGTTTCACGCGGCAAATCTGGGAAGCCATGGGCCGCTCCGCAGTGAATATCGGCACCACCGGCGTGGAGGGCGCGTTTGCTGCGCCGGGCCTGCACACAACGCCGGAACCGGTGACATTGCATGGCGTGCTGGCCGAGATGGCCGCGTCCGGCGTGACCCATGCGGCGATGGAGGCCTCGTCCCACGGCCTGGATCAGAAGCGGATGGACGGTGTGCGCCTTGCGGCGGCGGCGTTTACCAATCTGACGCAGGACCACCTCGATTATCACGGCACGATGGAGGCCTATTTCGAGGCCAAGCTGCGGCTTTTCACCGGGCTCTTGCCCGAGGATGGCGTGGCGGTGGTGAACATGGATGACGCACACGGCCCGCGCGTGGCCGAAGCGTGCGCGGCGCGCGGGATCGAGGTGTTGGGCGTCGCGCAATACGCCAATGCGGCGCTGAAGATCACCGGGCGGCGGATTGATGAAACGGGACAAGACGTCCTGTTCCGCTGGCAGGGGGAGGGTCGTCAGGTGCGGCTCGATCTGATCGGTGCGTTTCAGGCAATGAACGTGCTGACCGCTGCCGGTTTGGTGATCGCGGGCGGTGAAAACCCCGAAGATGTCTTTGCGGTTCTGCCGAAAATGACCGGCGTGCGCGGCCGGATGGAGCTGGCCGCCCGGCGCAGCCACGGTGCGCCGATATATGTCGATTATTCGCATACGCCCGATAGCCTTGAAGTGGCGCTGAAGGCGCTGCGACCCCATGTGTTGGGCCGTTTGGTCGTTGTTTTCGGGGCGGGCGGCGACCGCGACACCGGCAAGCGTCCGCTGATGGGGGCTGCTGCAGCGGCCTATGCGGATGTCGCATTTGTGACAGATGACAACCCGCGCAGCGAGGATCCGGCAAGCATCCGCGCCGCCGTGTTGGCGGGGTGCCCCGAGGCCACTGAGGTTGCGGATCGCGCCGAGGCGATTTTGCGCGGCGTCGACATGCTGGAACCCGGTGACGCGTTGCTGATCGCGGGAAAAGGGCATGAGACGGGGCAGCAGGTGGGTGATGTGATTTACCCGTTCGACGATGTCGAGCAGGCCTCGGTCGCGGTCGCGGCTTTGGAGGGCGCAATATGA
- a CDS encoding UDP-N-acetylmuramoyl-tripeptide--D-alanyl-D-alanine ligase, translated as MTLWTAESAAEATGGTARGTWQASGVSIDTRTIEPGDLFVALAAARDGHEFVAQALEAGACAALVNHIPDGVNPDRCLVVDDVLPALERLGQAARARTNARVIAITGSVGKTTAKEMLKQALSGQGKIHAAVASYNNHWGVPLTLARMPADTDYAVIEIGMSNPGEIAPLTRMARPHVALITTIAPAHLEAFGRIEGIAEEKASLFEGLEPDGVAIVPLDVGTAQILIDKAKAHAAEVITFGETEGADLRLTDVMLSEDSTVMRIATEEGGRLAKLSVSGRHYAANAVGVLCAVAASGADTTQAAMALAHWQPVAGRGQRERIQLSQTDDIAIELIDDAFNANPASLTSGLEVLAATTPTRGGRRIAILGDMLELGEDAAQMHADVAALASIEAVDVIHTCGPLMAHLQAALPGAKRGLHEAAAQDLCRAVPRTLRPGDVVLVKGSKGSRVSLVVDALRKLGQSLEGEG; from the coding sequence ATGACCTTGTGGACCGCTGAAAGTGCCGCCGAGGCCACGGGCGGCACGGCGCGCGGGACGTGGCAGGCCAGCGGCGTTTCCATCGACACCCGCACGATTGAGCCGGGCGATCTGTTCGTGGCGCTGGCTGCCGCGCGCGATGGCCACGAATTCGTGGCCCAAGCGCTGGAAGCAGGCGCCTGCGCCGCGTTGGTTAACCATATTCCCGACGGCGTGAATCCGGACAGATGCCTGGTCGTGGACGACGTACTGCCCGCATTGGAGCGCCTCGGTCAAGCAGCCCGCGCCCGCACGAATGCCCGTGTGATCGCGATCACCGGTTCCGTCGGGAAGACCACCGCCAAGGAAATGCTGAAACAAGCGCTGAGCGGGCAGGGAAAGATTCATGCCGCAGTCGCCTCGTACAACAACCACTGGGGGGTGCCCCTGACGCTGGCCCGCATGCCCGCCGACACCGACTACGCGGTGATCGAAATCGGCATGAGCAACCCCGGAGAGATCGCCCCGCTGACCCGAATGGCGCGGCCCCATGTGGCGTTGATCACCACAATCGCCCCCGCCCATCTGGAGGCTTTTGGTCGTATCGAGGGCATCGCCGAAGAGAAAGCGAGCCTTTTTGAGGGGTTGGAGCCCGACGGCGTTGCAATCGTGCCGCTGGACGTCGGCACGGCGCAGATCCTGATCGACAAGGCGAAGGCCCACGCCGCCGAAGTGATCACTTTTGGCGAGACTGAGGGCGCTGACCTGCGCCTGACTGACGTCATGCTGAGCGAAGACAGCACCGTGATGCGGATCGCCACGGAGGAAGGCGGGCGCCTGGCGAAGCTGTCGGTTTCGGGCCGTCACTACGCGGCTAACGCAGTCGGCGTTCTGTGCGCCGTGGCGGCCTCGGGCGCGGATACGACGCAAGCGGCCATGGCGTTGGCGCATTGGCAACCCGTTGCAGGCCGGGGGCAACGCGAACGCATTCAGTTGAGCCAAACCGACGACATCGCGATCGAACTGATCGATGATGCGTTCAATGCCAATCCCGCGTCGCTCACCTCGGGGTTGGAGGTGCTGGCCGCCACCACGCCCACGCGCGGCGGGCGCCGTATCGCGATTCTAGGCGACATGCTGGAGTTGGGCGAGGACGCTGCGCAGATGCACGCCGATGTCGCCGCGCTGGCGTCGATCGAGGCGGTGGACGTGATCCATACCTGCGGGCCCCTGATGGCGCATTTGCAAGCTGCCTTGCCCGGCGCAAAGCGGGGCCTCCACGAGGCCGCGGCGCAGGATCTGTGCCGCGCCGTTCCACGCACGCTCAGGCCCGGTGACGTGGTTCTGGTAAAGGGCTCTAAGGGCTCTCGCGTGTCCCTTGTGGTTGACGCCCTGCGGAAACTGGGGCAATCGCTTGAGGGTGAAGGGTGA
- a CDS encoding Lrp/AsnC family transcriptional regulator has product MAKIDEKDRQILRELARDGRISNLDLAERVALSPSATLRRVQALEAGGVIAGYRAVLDPLAMGVGFIAYITVGLGLHTKASQLAFEAAVAKAAEVVECHNITGTVEYLLRVEVPDLVAYKRFHTDVLGALPQVATITTFVVMGSPKDMRA; this is encoded by the coding sequence ATGGCGAAGATTGACGAAAAAGACCGGCAGATATTGCGTGAACTTGCGCGCGATGGGCGGATCTCGAACCTCGATTTGGCGGAACGGGTGGCGCTGTCGCCCTCGGCGACGCTGCGCCGCGTTCAGGCGCTTGAGGCGGGCGGTGTGATTGCAGGCTACCGCGCGGTGCTGGACCCCTTGGCCATGGGCGTGGGGTTTATCGCCTACATTACAGTGGGTTTGGGGCTGCACACCAAGGCATCACAACTGGCGTTCGAAGCGGCTGTCGCCAAAGCCGCGGAAGTCGTCGAATGCCACAACATCACGGGAACGGTCGAATACCTGCTGCGCGTGGAGGTGCCGGATCTTGTCGCCTACAAGCGCTTTCACACGGATGTTTTGGGGGCATTGCCACAGGTAGCGACGATCACGACCTTTGTCGTGATGGGCTCACCCAAAGATATGCGCGCCTGA
- the mraY gene encoding phospho-N-acetylmuramoyl-pentapeptide-transferase, whose protein sequence is MLFWLSELSDGGDVFNLFRYITFRAGGAFFTALVFGFIFGRPLINALRRKYKDGQPIREDGPASHLETKAGTPTMGGLLILAALSLSTLMWARLDNPYVWLVLGVTVCFGLIGFADDWAKVSRNTSAGVSGKVRLAVGFAIALAAGIVAAQLHPEELSNQLAMPVFKDVLLNMGWMYLPFVMIVIVGSANAVNLTDGLDGLAIMPVMIAAGTLGVIAYAVGRVDFTEYLDVHYVPGTGELLIFTAGLIGGGLGFLWYNAPPAAVFMGDTGSLALGGALGAIAVCTKHEIVLAIVGGLFVAEAVSVIVQVLYFKATGKRVFLMAPIHHHFEKQGWAEPQIVIRFWIISLILALIGLATLKLR, encoded by the coding sequence ATGTTGTTTTGGCTAAGTGAACTGTCCGACGGCGGCGACGTCTTCAACCTGTTCCGATATATCACTTTTCGCGCCGGGGGCGCCTTTTTCACGGCGCTGGTCTTCGGCTTCATCTTCGGTCGCCCCCTGATCAATGCCCTGCGCCGCAAGTACAAGGACGGCCAACCGATCCGCGAGGATGGCCCCGCGAGCCACCTGGAAACGAAGGCCGGCACGCCGACAATGGGGGGGCTTCTGATTCTGGCGGCCCTCAGCCTGTCGACGCTGATGTGGGCGCGCCTCGACAACCCTTATGTCTGGCTCGTTCTGGGCGTCACTGTGTGCTTCGGCCTTATCGGTTTTGCCGATGACTGGGCCAAGGTCAGCCGCAACACCAGTGCCGGTGTCTCGGGCAAGGTGCGGTTGGCGGTGGGGTTTGCGATCGCATTGGCGGCCGGGATTGTGGCGGCGCAATTGCACCCGGAAGAGCTGTCCAACCAACTGGCAATGCCGGTGTTCAAGGACGTCTTGCTGAACATGGGCTGGATGTATCTGCCCTTTGTGATGATCGTGATCGTGGGCTCGGCCAATGCGGTGAACCTGACCGATGGCCTCGATGGCCTTGCCATCATGCCGGTGATGATCGCGGCGGGCACCCTTGGGGTGATCGCCTATGCAGTGGGCCGTGTGGATTTCACCGAATATCTGGACGTGCATTATGTGCCCGGAACGGGCGAATTGCTGATTTTCACCGCCGGGCTAATCGGCGGTGGTCTTGGGTTTTTGTGGTATAATGCGCCGCCTGCTGCCGTTTTCATGGGTGACACGGGCTCACTGGCCCTCGGCGGGGCGCTTGGCGCGATTGCCGTGTGCACCAAGCATGAGATCGTCTTGGCCATTGTCGGCGGGCTTTTCGTGGCAGAGGCGGTCAGCGTGATCGTGCAGGTGCTTTACTTCAAGGCGACCGGCAAGCGCGTGTTCCTGATGGCCCCCATACACCACCATTTCGAGAAGCAGGGATGGGCGGAGCCGCAAATCGTGATCCGCTTCTGGATCATTTCGCTGATCCTTGCCTTGATCGGATTGGCGACGCTGAAGCTGCGATGA
- a CDS encoding peptidoglycan D,D-transpeptidase FtsI family protein — MSLRIPLRPLTRILDARARGENPDNVEKENLRLRHEGVRDKMRIRAESRLLLVALCFVLAFGAVGTRMAALATSAPTEPRLVAQEPTILNTRADITDRHGRILATNFATNALYAHPQDLVYPRAAAEGLAAIFPEMDADDLHRRFTSGSRFLWLRRYISPEQEQMVHDLGEPGLLFGPREMRLYPNGSIAAHILGGASFGEEAVNAAEVIGIAGVEARFDEELRDPSRVDPLMLSLDLTVQAAVEEVLAGSMSLMGARGAAAVLMDVHTGEVISMASLPDFDPNARPRPLLEGDQADSPLFNRAVQGVYELGSVFKTFTIAQALELNLYSPFDMIDTTGPLRMADFAIRDFSNYGPEQSVTDVLVHSSNIGTARMARVIGGERQRDFLDQLGLLEPTPVELVEAGSARPLLPPRWGELATMTISYGHGVSTSPLHLAAAYSTIVNGGTTIEPTLIRRETPQNGPRVISEGTSRIINTMLRSVVTDGTASFGEVEGYHVGGKTGTADLPRPQGGYYDDRNLNTFASAFPMTDPQYVLIVTLQEAADPSGNQPRRTAGWTAVPFAAEIIRRTAPLLGLRPDVEHPLGLQLSNSSN, encoded by the coding sequence ATGAGCCTGCGCATTCCGTTAAGACCATTAACCCGCATCCTTGACGCCCGCGCCCGGGGCGAAAACCCCGATAATGTCGAGAAAGAGAACCTGCGTCTGCGCCATGAAGGTGTGCGCGACAAGATGCGGATCCGTGCAGAGTCGCGTCTGCTTCTGGTCGCGCTCTGCTTCGTTCTGGCGTTTGGCGCCGTGGGCACCCGCATGGCGGCGCTGGCGACCTCCGCCCCGACCGAACCGCGCCTCGTCGCCCAAGAGCCGACGATCCTGAACACGCGCGCCGATATCACCGACCGGCATGGGCGCATCCTGGCGACGAATTTCGCCACCAACGCACTTTACGCCCACCCCCAAGACCTGGTCTATCCGCGCGCCGCCGCCGAAGGCCTCGCGGCGATCTTCCCCGAGATGGACGCCGATGACCTGCATCGCCGCTTCACCAGCGGGTCGCGGTTTCTGTGGCTGAGGCGCTACATTTCGCCCGAGCAGGAGCAAATGGTTCACGACCTTGGTGAACCGGGCCTCCTGTTCGGCCCGCGCGAGATGCGTCTTTATCCCAACGGCTCCATCGCCGCGCATATCCTGGGTGGCGCCAGCTTCGGCGAAGAGGCGGTGAATGCGGCGGAAGTCATCGGTATCGCGGGCGTCGAGGCGCGGTTCGACGAGGAATTGCGCGACCCCTCCCGCGTCGATCCGCTGATGTTGTCGCTGGACCTGACGGTGCAGGCCGCGGTGGAAGAAGTACTGGCGGGTTCCATGTCCTTGATGGGCGCGCGGGGCGCGGCCGCAGTCTTGATGGATGTGCACACGGGCGAGGTCATCTCGATGGCCAGCTTGCCCGATTTCGACCCCAACGCGCGGCCCCGTCCGCTGCTGGAAGGGGATCAGGCCGACAGCCCGCTGTTCAACAGGGCCGTGCAGGGCGTCTACGAATTGGGAAGTGTTTTCAAGACCTTCACCATTGCACAGGCATTAGAGCTGAACCTCTACAGCCCCTTCGACATGATCGACACAACAGGCCCCTTGCGTATGGCCGATTTCGCAATTCGCGACTTTTCCAACTATGGCCCCGAGCAGAGCGTGACGGACGTGCTGGTTCATTCGTCCAACATCGGCACGGCGCGCATGGCGCGGGTGATCGGGGGCGAACGGCAGCGCGACTTCCTGGATCAGCTGGGTCTGTTGGAGCCGACGCCGGTGGAACTGGTCGAGGCGGGCTCGGCGCGCCCCCTGCTGCCGCCGCGCTGGGGGGAGTTGGCGACGATGACGATTTCCTACGGCCACGGCGTGTCCACATCGCCCCTGCATCTGGCGGCGGCCTATTCGACCATCGTCAACGGTGGCACGACGATCGAGCCGACGCTGATCCGCCGAGAGACACCGCAAAACGGGCCCCGCGTGATATCGGAAGGGACGAGCCGGATCATCAACACGATGCTACGCTCGGTCGTGACCGACGGCACCGCCAGTTTCGGCGAGGTCGAAGGCTACCACGTCGGCGGCAAGACCGGCACCGCCGACCTGCCACGCCCGCAAGGCGGCTATTATGACGACCGCAACCTGAACACCTTCGCCAGCGCCTTTCCGATGACGGACCCGCAATACGTGCTGATCGTGACGCTACAAGAGGCGGCCGATCCGTCGGGCAACCAACCACGCCGCACGGCGGGTTGGACGGCGGTGCCCTTTGCGGCCGAAATCATCCGCCGCACCGCGCCGCTTCTGGGCCTGCGACCAGACGTTGAACATCCCCTCGGTTTGCAGCTATCCAACTCCTCGAACTGA
- the rsmH gene encoding 16S rRNA (cytosine(1402)-N(4))-methyltransferase RsmH, whose protein sequence is MTDARDQPHIPVLLGAILREVAPVSGVWLDGTFGAGGYARGLLEAGADTVIGVDRDPMAFEMAADWAGSYAGKLRLEEGTFSDLDVLAGEPLDGVTLDLGVSSMQLDIAERGFSFMRDGPLDMRMGQTGVSAEDLVNDAPDKLLADILFQYGEERASRRIAKAIVAERLKHRINSTLQLAGIIEKCLPRKKPGQSHPATRSFQAIRIAVNDEFGQLAQGLMAAERALKPGGKLAVVTFHSSEDRIVKKFMAERASTGGGGSRYEPEAEAKTPGFTLTPRKAIAPDTDEVARNTRARSAKLRIATRTDAPAQAVDPKVLGLPQLEGL, encoded by the coding sequence ATGACAGACGCCCGCGATCAGCCACACATCCCGGTTCTTCTGGGCGCCATTCTGCGCGAAGTGGCACCAGTTTCTGGCGTATGGCTGGACGGAACCTTCGGCGCTGGTGGATACGCCCGTGGCTTGCTTGAGGCAGGAGCGGATACGGTGATCGGGGTGGATCGCGATCCTATGGCCTTCGAGATGGCCGCAGATTGGGCCGGGTCCTATGCTGGTAAACTACGTCTGGAAGAGGGGACATTCTCTGATCTGGATGTCCTGGCAGGAGAGCCGCTGGATGGCGTGACGCTTGATCTGGGCGTTTCCTCCATGCAGCTTGATATCGCAGAACGGGGATTCTCGTTCATGCGTGACGGGCCGCTGGATATGCGGATGGGCCAAACCGGCGTGTCCGCTGAGGATCTGGTAAACGACGCGCCGGACAAGCTGTTGGCCGACATCCTGTTTCAATATGGGGAAGAGCGCGCGTCCCGCCGGATCGCCAAGGCAATCGTCGCGGAGAGGTTAAAGCATCGCATTAACTCTACGCTACAATTAGCTGGAATCATTGAAAAGTGCTTGCCGCGCAAGAAGCCGGGTCAAAGCCACCCTGCGACACGCTCTTTCCAGGCCATTCGCATCGCCGTGAATGATGAGTTCGGCCAATTGGCCCAAGGGCTGATGGCCGCCGAGCGTGCGTTGAAGCCTGGTGGCAAATTGGCGGTGGTTACGTTTCATTCCAGCGAAGATCGCATCGTGAAGAAATTCATGGCCGAGCGCGCCAGCACCGGGGGCGGTGGCTCTCGCTATGAACCCGAGGCCGAGGCCAAGACACCCGGCTTTACCCTGACGCCCCGCAAGGCGATTGCGCCAGATACCGATGAGGTCGCGCGAAACACCCGCGCACGCTCGGCCAAGTTGCGCATCGCCACGCGCACCGACGCGCCCGCACAAGCCGTCGATCCAAAGGTGTTGGGGTTGCCGCAGTTGGAGGGCCTTTAA